From a region of the Synechococcus sp. PCC 7502 genome:
- a CDS encoding winged helix-turn-helix domain-containing protein, translated as MIKKLEEAEGFESYGQICQWLENQLGIKSNYKTVHHLVRYRLKARPKVTRPVSAGKSEEQVEAYKKTLPVL; from the coding sequence TTGATAAAAAAGCTGGAAGAAGCAGAAGGCTTTGAAAGTTATGGGCAGATCTGCCAATGGTTAGAGAACCAATTAGGAATCAAATCAAACTATAAAACTGTGCATCATCTAGTCCGATATCGGCTGAAAGCCAGACCGAAAGTGACACGTCCAGTCAGTGCAGGAAAGTCAGAAGAGCAAGTAGAAGCATATAAAAAAACCTTGCCAGTATTATAA
- a CDS encoding Gfo/Idh/MocA family protein, protein MNLTSPLRVGIVGTGFAAKTRTELFSQDQRVQVKGIAGNWDRVQAIAQEFNTKAYEFWSELVIQPDLDVIVVSTVNREHGAIVRQALNTGKHVVVEYPLCLGLAEAKSLVELANHKDLMLHIEHIELLGKVHLLAAQALPTIGEPYYIRYATTTPQCPAPDKWTYMPELFGFPLVAATSRIHRLTAMFGKVSSVTCQLSYLGDDLPRRFSSCICNAQLKFTNGAIADVSYKKGESFWTSERSLEIQGTKGAIVFAADSGKLITVDGEVPLIAEAPKGLFKQDTQNVIDHLLDGKPLYTNADSAVYALAVACAAEKSAALGQTVIV, encoded by the coding sequence ATGAATTTAACTTCACCATTACGAGTTGGCATTGTCGGCACTGGCTTTGCGGCTAAAACCAGAACAGAACTCTTTAGCCAAGATCAACGGGTACAGGTAAAAGGCATAGCTGGTAATTGGGATCGGGTGCAGGCGATCGCCCAAGAATTTAATACTAAGGCTTATGAATTTTGGTCAGAACTGGTAATCCAACCTGATTTAGATGTAATCGTCGTATCCACTGTGAATCGAGAGCATGGAGCTATAGTGAGGCAGGCATTAAATACAGGTAAGCATGTGGTGGTGGAATATCCGCTCTGTTTAGGACTTGCTGAGGCAAAAAGCCTGGTAGAGTTGGCAAACCACAAAGATTTAATGCTGCACATCGAGCATATTGAGCTTTTAGGCAAAGTTCATCTCTTAGCAGCTCAGGCACTTCCCACAATTGGCGAACCCTATTATATTCGCTACGCCACCACTACGCCCCAGTGTCCTGCCCCAGATAAATGGACATATATGCCAGAGCTATTTGGATTTCCTCTAGTAGCTGCCACCTCAAGGATTCACCGACTGACAGCCATGTTTGGTAAAGTTAGTTCGGTCACTTGTCAGCTTAGTTATCTGGGCGATGATTTACCCCGCAGGTTTAGTTCTTGTATTTGTAATGCTCAGTTAAAATTTACCAATGGAGCGATCGCCGATGTCAGTTATAAAAAAGGGGAAAGTTTCTGGACATCGGAACGCAGCCTCGAAATTCAAGGTACAAAAGGAGCAATCGTTTTTGCTGCCGACTCAGGTAAATTAATCACAGTTGATGGAGAAGTACCCTTAATTGCCGAAGCTCCCAAAGGTTTATTTAAGCAAGATACCCAAAATGTCATCGATCATCTTTTAGATGGTAAGCCTCTTTATACCAATGCTGACAGCGCAGTCTATGCCCTAGCAGTTGCCTGTGCGGCGGAAAAATCTGCGGCTCTTGGTCAAACTGTAATCGTTTAA
- a CDS encoding helix-turn-helix domain-containing protein, whose protein sequence is MAGVYKLEIKESEEELKHMLRVQKTASDKERIQMLYLLKTKQASTIQTASTILGRHRVTLQDWLGNCRKGGIVGLNLEQGENRVFHNGRRKH, encoded by the coding sequence ATGGCAGGAGTATACAAATTAGAGATCAAAGAAAGTGAAGAAGAGCTAAAACATATGCTGAGAGTGCAAAAGACCGCATCAGATAAAGAAAGAATTCAGATGCTGTATCTGTTAAAAACAAAACAAGCAAGCACAATCCAGACAGCATCGACAATACTGGGACGGCATCGAGTTACATTGCAAGATTGGTTAGGGAATTGTCGCAAAGGGGGAATAGTAGGACTAAACCTAGAACAGGGCGAAAACAGAGTATTCCACAATGGGCGCAGAAAGCATTGA